Proteins encoded in a region of the Lycorma delicatula isolate Av1 chromosome 6, ASM4794821v1, whole genome shotgun sequence genome:
- the baf gene encoding barrier to autointegration factor isoform X2 gives MSTTSQKHKNFVAEPMGEKPVTDLAGVGEVLGKRLQDQGFDKAYVVFGQFLVLKKSRELFVDWMKDTCGANTKQASDCYQCLAEWSDEFLS, from the exons ATGTCAACCACTTCgcagaaacataaaaattttgttgctgAGCCCATGGGTGAAAAACCAGTTACAGATTTGGCAGGCGTTGGTGAAGTCCTAGGTAAAAGATTACAAGATCAAGGATTTGATAAG GCTTACGTTGTGTTTGGACAATTTCTAGTTCTAAAAAAAAGTAGAGAATTATTTGTTGATTGGATGAAGGACACTTGTGGTGCAAATACCAAGCAGGCCAGTGATTGTTACCAGTGTCTTGCAGAGTGGAGTGATGAATTTCtttcataa